CGTGGCCACCGGCAACCTGGTGCCGGACAGTGCCGCCGACATCGACGTGGGCGGCCTCTACGAGTCCCGCGACGGCAAGCTCGCGCTCCTGGAGGTCAACGGGTTCCTCGCGGCCGGCCTCTGCGCCACCTCGCGCCGGCCGGGCCTGCAGGTGTGGCCGCTGGCCGCGGTCGTCGTCGCGGAGGCGCTGCGCGCGCACCCCACCACCGAGTACAGCCCGCTGATCGGCTCGGGCCTGACCCTCGTCCATCTGACGTGCGCGTCCCTGTGGGTGGGTGGTCTGCCGTACGCGCTGCGGACCCTGCGGCGGTGGCGGGGCGCCGGGGCGGGACCGGCCCTGCTGGGGCTCTACGCGCGCGTGGCGGCCGTGCTGCTGGCGGCCATCACCGCGACGGGGGTGTGCAGTTCGCTGCGGCGCATGCCGCCGGGCACGATCGCGGACCAGTTGACGGACACGGCGTACGGGCGGGTCCTGCTCGCCAAGGTGGTCCTCGTGGCCGCCGTGGCCGCCCTCGCCCTGTGGGCCAGGGTCCGGCTGTGCCGCGCGCCCGACCCGCTGGACGCCTGCTCCCCCGCGCGCGCGGAGGTCGTCGCCCTCGGCGTGGTGGTCGCGGTGTCGGGACTTCTGACGGCCCTTCCGGTGCCGATCCGGTGGTGAGCCGGCGCCCGTGACCGACCGCGCGCACGGGCGGCCGGGGAACTCACGACGCGTGGGCCGCGTCACACCGCCGCGAACCCCCGGCCGGGGGACCGAAGTTGACGGAGGAACCGTTTCGCCGGGCGCCGCGGGGCACCTGTGGGACCTGAGTGTCAGTCGCGGCCCGTATCCTCGTGAACCATGCTCGAAGACCGTACGACCGCAGCGTCGACCGCCACGGTGTGGCCGGCCGCGTATCCGCAGGGGTACGCGGTCGTCGACGTGGAGACCACCGGCCTGGCCCGCGACGACCGCATCATCTCCGCGGCCGTCTACCGACTGGACGCCCGCGGTGAGGTCGAGGACCACTGGTACACGCTGGTCGATCCCCAGCGCGACCCGGGCCCGGTGTGGATACACGGTCTGACGAGCGAGGCGCTCCGGGGCGCGCCGCTCTTCCCGGACGTCGCCGAGGAGTTCGCGGCCCGGCTCGACGGACGGGTGCTGGTCGCGCACAACGCGGTCTTCGACTGGCAGATGATCGCCCGCGAGTACGCGCGCGCGCAGCGCGAGGCCCCGGTGCGTCAACGGCTGTGCACCATCGCGCTCGCCAAGGCGCTGGACCTGCCGCTGCCCAACCACAAGCTGGAGTCGCTGGCCGCCCACTTCGGCGTCGTGCAGCAGCGGGCGCACCACGCGCTCGACGACGCGCGGGTGCTGGCGGAGGCGTTCCGGCCGAGCCTGCTCGCGGCCGCGGCGGGCGGCGTACGGCTGCCGCTGCACGAGTGCCGCCCGCTGACCGAGTGGTCGGACCGGCCCGCGCCGAGGATCGGACAGCAGGCCGGCTACGGCGGCTACCGGCAGAGCAGTTGGCGCCCCTCCCGCAAAAGGCCCGCATGCCCCTATCCCAACCCGGGACGGTACGAAGAGGGCAAACGACTCAAGCAGGGCATGCGGGTCGCCTTCTCGGGTGACACCTCCGTGGAGCGGGACCTGCTGGAGGACCGCGCGACCGAGGCCGGGCTGCACGTGGCCGGCAGCCTGTCCCGGCTGACCAGCCTGCTGGTCACCAACGACCCCGACTCGGGCACGTCCAAAGTGGTCAAGGCCCGCCAGTACGGCACGCCGGTGGTGGACGAGGCGGCGTTCGGGCAGCTCCTCGCGGATGTGGAGCCCGCGGACGGCTGAGCCGCGCGCACCCGCGACGTACGGACGGGTGATTCCGGGCGACTCGCCCGGCGCCCGCTCGCCCGCGTCGCGACGACGGCCCACCCTGTGGCGCATGGCGACATGTGAAGTCTGCGGCAACAACTACGGAATGACCTTCGAGGTCCACGCCCAGGGAGCGGTGCACGTCTTCGACTGCTTCTCCTGCGCGATCCACCGGATGGCCCCCATCTGCGAGCACTGCCGGGTGCAGATCATCGGCCAGGGCGTCGAGGTCGAGGGTCACTGGTACTGCGGCGCCCACTGCGCCCGTGCCGAGGGAAGGGCGGGGATCGTCGACAAGGTCTAGTCCCGTCGGCCCGCGGCCGACGGCGGCGCAAGGCGTACCCGCCGCATCGCACCCCACGACCGAGTTGTACCGTCGTGGGGTGTACCGCTTCCTGTTGTCCCGCCAGTGGGTGATCCTCACGCTGGTCGCCGTGCTGCTCGTCCCCACGATGATCCGGCTGGGCTTCTGGCAGATGCACCGCTACGAGGAGCGCACCGCCCGGAACGACCTGGTCGCGCGGGCGCTCGACGCGGCCCCCGTGCCCGCGCAGTCGCTGACCGCACCCGGCAGGAAGATCACATCGGACGAGCGGTACCGCACCGTCACCGCGCAGGGCCGCTTCGACACCGACCGCGAGGTCGTCGTCCGACGCCGCACCGACTCCGACGACAACATCGGTTACCACGTGCTGACCCCGTTCGTGCTGAACGACGGCAAGGTCCTGCTGGTCAACCGGGGCTGGATCCCCGCGGACAGCGCGAGCCAGACCGAGTTCCCCGAGGTCCCGGCGCCGCCCCGCGGAGAGATCACCGTCACCGGGCGCCTGATGCCCGACGAGACGACCGAGGCGAGTGGCATCAAGGATCTCGCGGGCCTGCCGGACCGGCAGATCATGCTCATCAACAGCGAGCAGCAGGCCGAGCGTCTGGGCGCGCCGGTGCTCGGCGGGTACGTCGTCCTCCTCGAGCCGGCGCCGAAGGGCGACACCCCGGAGCGGATCGGCAGGCCCGGTGACGAGGACGCCGCGCTGAACTTCGCGTACGCGATCCAGTGGTGGCTGTTCGCCGCGGCCGTACCGGTCGGCTGGTGGTTCCTGGTCCGGCGCGAGAAGCGCGAGCGGGAGAGCGCCGAGGACGTGGAACCGGCGCGGGCACAGCCGGCAGCGGTGTAGCGGCCCGTCGTGAGCGCGGGGGCGGAGCCGATTGCTCCGCCCCCCGTCGGGAAGACGGCAACCGTGCACTCCGACATCGAGGACTACGCGCTCATCGGCGACGAGCAGACGGCGGCCCTGGTCTCCACGGACGGTTCCGTGGACTGGCTCTGTCTGCCCCGCTTCGACTCCGCCGCCTGCTTCGCCAAACTCCTCGGCGACGAGGACAACGGCCACTGGCGCATCGCCCCCAAGGGCGCCGAGCGCTGCACCCGGCGCGCCTACCGGCCGGACACCCTGGTCCTGGACACCGAGTGGGAGACCGAGGGCGGCTCGGTGCGGGTCACCGACTTCATGCCCCAGCGCGACCGCGCCCCGGACCTGGTGCGGGTCGTGGAAGGGCTCAGCGGAGAGGTCACCCTGCACAGCGTGCTGCGGCTGCGGTTCGACTACGGCTCGGTCGTCCCGTGGGTGCGCCGGTCCGACGGGCACCGGGTGGCCGTGGCCGGACCGGACTCGGCGTGGCTGCGCAGTGAGCCGGAGGTGCCCAGCTGGGGGGAGGACTTCGGGACGCACGCCGAGTTCACCGTCGCCGCGGGCGAGAAGGTCGCCTTCGTCCTCACCTGGCACCCCTCGCACGAACCCCGCCCCCCGCTGATCGACCCGTTCGTCGCCCTGGAGCACAGCGTCGAGGACTGGCGGGCCTGGGCCGCGCACTGCACCTACGACGGCCCGTACCGGGACGCCGTCGTGCGCTCCCTGATCACCCTCAAGGCGCTGACGTACAAGCCCACCGGCGGGATCGTGGCGGCCCCCACCACCTCGCTGCCCGAGGAGCCGGGCGGGGTGCGCAACTGGGACTACCGGTTCTGCTGGCTGCGCGACTCCACCCTCACCCTGGGCGCCCTGCTGTCGGCCGGGTACCTGGAGGAGGCCGAGGCGTGGCGCGACTGGCTGCTGCGCGCGGTCGCGGGAAACGCCTCCGACCTGCAGATCATGTACGGCCTGGCGGGCGAGCGGCGGCTGCCCGAGTTCGAGCTGCCCTGGCTGTCGGGCTTCGCCGGGTCGACGCCGGTACGGATCGGCAACGACGCGGTCAACCAGCTCCAGCTCGACGTGTACGGCGAGGTCATGGACTCGCTGTCGCTGGCCCGGCTGGCGGGCATGCACCCCCAGCCGCAGATGTGGGAGTTGCAGTGCGCCCTGATGGACTTCCTCGCCACGGCGTGGCGGGAGCCCGACGAGGGGCTGTGGGAGGTGCGCGGCGGGCGCCGGCAGTTCGTGCACTCGAAGGTGATGACGTGGGTGGCCCTGGACCGGGCGGTGGGCACCCTGGAGGACCATCCCGAGCTGGGCGGAGGCGACCTGGACGGCTGGCGGGCGCTGCGCGACGAGGTGCACCGGGAGGTGTGCGAGAAGGGCTACGACCCCGCGCGCAACACCTTCACCCAGTCCTACGGCTCCGCCGAGCTGGACGCGTCACTGCTGCTCATCCCGCGGGTGGGCTTCCTCCCCCCGGACGACCCGCGGGTCGTCGGCACGGTCGACGCGATCGGCGCGGAGCTGACCCGGGACGGCCTGGTGCGCCGCTACAGCACCGAGGGGGATCCCGTCGACGGGTTGCCGGGCGGCGAGGGGACCTTCCTGGTGTGCTCGTTCTGGTACGCGGACGCCCTGCACGCGACCGGCCGGACGAAGGAGGCCCGGGAGCTGTTCGAGCGGCTGGTGGGGCTCGTCAACGACGTGGGCCTGCTGGCCGAGGAGTACGACCCGGTGGCCGGCCACCAGCTCGGCAACTTCCCGCAGGCGTTCAGCCATATCGGCCTGGTGAACACGGCTCTCGCCCTGTTCGGGGAGGAGGAGGCAGGATAGGGCCATGGATCTTGGACTGAAGGACCGCGTGTACGTCGTCACGGGAGCGACCCGGGGGCTGGGCAACGCCTCCGCGCGCGAGCTGGTCGCCGACGGGGCGAAGGTGGTCGTCACGGGGCGGGACGAGGAGAGCGTCGCGCTGGCCGCCGAGGCGCTGGGCCCGGGCGCCGTCGGGGTGGCCGCCGACAACGCCGACCCCGGGGCCGCGGATCGGCTGATCACGACGGCCCGTGAGCGCTTCGGCCGCTTCGACGGCGTACTGATCAGCGTGGGCGGCCCGCCCCCCGGGTTCGTCGCCGACAACACGGACGACCAGTGGCAGACGGCGTTCGAGTCGGTGTTCCTCGGCGCGGTCAGGCTGGCCCGCACGGCGGCGGCCGAGCTGGAGCCGGGCGGCGTCATCGGCTTCGTGCTCTCGGGCTCGGTGCACGAGCCGATCCCGGGTCTGACCATCTCCAACGGCCTGCGGCCCGGTCTGGCCGGCTTCGCCAAGTCCCTCGCCGACGAGCTGGGCCCGCGCGGGATCCGGGTCGTCGGGCTGCTCCCGGGCCGGATCGACACCGACCGGGTCCGCGAACTGGACGGCCTGTCCGCCGACCCCGAGGCGACCAGGGCGGCGTCCGAGTCCCGCGTCCCGCTGCGCCGCTACGGCACCCCCGAGGAGTTCGGCCGCGCGGCGGCGTTCCTCCTCTCCCCCGCGGCCTCCTACGTGACGGGCGTGATGCTGCCGGTGGACGGCGGGGTACGGCACGGCTTCTAGGCCGTCCCCAGGCCGCGCGTCCGCCGGGCGAGCGGTGCGCGCGGCACCGGCACCCACCGCGCCTCGGCCGGCAACTCCGGGCGGGCGCGGGGGCGCGGGGCGGGCGCGGGGGCGCGGGGCGCGCGCCGAGCGGTCCGCGCGGTTCAGTTGACCCGCTCCGCACGGTGCTTGACGCCCTGGAGGTGGACCTCCGCCGGGAGGGCCGGGAGGCTCGCGGAGGTGCGGGCGTGGCTCAGGGCGTGGGTGGTGAGGTCGCCCAGCGCGGTGCCGGGGTCGACGTGGGGGGCCAGCAGCAGCCGGACACGGGCCGCCGGGGCGTCGCGACGGCCGATGAGCCTGACCTTGGCCCGTTCGACCCCGTCCACCCGGTCCGCCTCCCCGGCGAGGGCGGCCCGCAGGGCCCGGCCCCGCAGTACGGCGCCCTCTCCGTCGCCGGTGTCGACGAGGACTTCGTCCAGCCGGCGGCGGCGCAGCACGGCCACGAGCCACCACAGGGCGAGCAGCAGCAGGACGGCGAGCACGGCGATGACGACCGGCCACCACCAGCCGGCGTCCCGCCACCGGGTCCGCTCGGCGGTGCTCAGCAGCACGTCGTGCGGACCGTCGTGGAGCCACCAGGAGGGTGCGGTGGCGCCGAGGCCGATGGCGAGGACCGAGCCGCCGAGGGCGACCAGGACCAGACCCGCCAGGCCCAGCAGGACACGGTCGACGGTCCTCAGCACCGCCCTCACCCCTTTCGTCCGGGTCGCGCCACCCGTACCGACACGGCGGGCCGCCGGGCCAGTCCCAGCCCGTCCACCGCGTCGTCGAGCACGCCGTCCAGTTCGGTCCGTACGTCGTCCAGTTCCCGGAAGTGCGACAGCGCGCGCACGCGGGCCTTCCGGCGGCGCACCCGCACCCGTGCGGACTGCACTCCGGCGACCTCCATGGCCCGGTCCCGCAGCGCCGTGGCGGCGGCGTCCCGGTGGAGCCCCGCTCGTACGTCCGGGTGGGTGCGCCGCATGGGCAGCACCTTGCGCAGGCCGGGGGTGAGGGCCAGCACGAGCAGCCACAGTCCCAGCGCCGCGGCGACCCCCGCGCCGACCAGCACCCAGGTGTCGTCGAGGGGACGGTCGGCGAGCTGCCGGGCCAGGTCGCGGCGCCAGCCGAGGGCGGACCGGCCGGTACGCACGGCGACGACGTCGTAGAGGAAGGCGCCCGCCGCGAGCAGGAGCAGCAGCGCGACGATGCCCGCGGGGATCCTGCGGGCGGACCAGAAACGGCCGTCCGGTCCGCTCCCGGCATCGGAGGCGGGCGGAGACGGGGCTCCGTCGCCGGACGTCTCCTGCTCCGTGGCGGGCTCCATGACGGGCATGCGCCGGGTGCTGCCGTCCGTGCCCTGGGGCTCGCTCATCGCGTCCTCCCCTGTCTCTCGCCGTACTCCGCCGCCAGGTGCAGCCGTTCCACCTGGACGGCGACCTCCGGCACCGCCATGCCCACCAGCGCGCGCACCCGTTGGACGACCTGGTGACGCACCCGCCCGCAGCGGGCGCCGATGTCGCAGGGGTAGTCGAGTTCGAGATGGACCCGGACGTGGGCGGTGTCGTGGTGGACCACCACGGTGGCGTGCGGGCGCTCCGCGTCCGGGTGAAGCGGGCCGACCGCCTCGCGCGCCGCCTGTGCGGCGACCTTGGCGACGACCCGGTCGGCGATCCGTGTGGCGCCGCGCTCGCCCGGCTCCACCACGGCCAGGGGTTCGAGGAGCTCACCGGCCCCCTCGCTCACGCCGGTCACCGTCGCCGGTCGTCGCGGGCGCGGAAGAAGTCGCCGAGTTCCATGTCCCCCTCCAGAAGGCGGCCGACGACGAAGCCGACGGCCCCCAGGGCCGCCACCAGCAGAAAGGCACCGAAGCCGCCGAAGTACCCGGCGAAACCCAGTGCCATGCCGGCGATCATGCCGACCACAGCCATGTTCATGGTGCGCTCTCCTCGGTCCGCGTCACTTGATCCGGGGC
This region of Streptomyces ambofaciens ATCC 23877 genomic DNA includes:
- a CDS encoding CopD family protein, translated to MKPPSRAAEPGRHARPSGTGRTAAVLVLVVLGASIPVLGPSPALHGTGEAEAPGAGGIALLRTVLFAALSVPLGELFVNRLARSLPGAPPQRPRSWAPYAATVGFVAALGLASVVATGNLVPDSAADIDVGGLYESRDGKLALLEVNGFLAAGLCATSRRPGLQVWPLAAVVVAEALRAHPTTEYSPLIGSGLTLVHLTCASLWVGGLPYALRTLRRWRGAGAGPALLGLYARVAAVLLAAITATGVCSSLRRMPPGTIADQLTDTAYGRVLLAKVVLVAAVAALALWARVRLCRAPDPLDACSPARAEVVALGVVVAVSGLLTALPVPIRW
- a CDS encoding DEDDh family exonuclease — translated: MLEDRTTAASTATVWPAAYPQGYAVVDVETTGLARDDRIISAAVYRLDARGEVEDHWYTLVDPQRDPGPVWIHGLTSEALRGAPLFPDVAEEFAARLDGRVLVAHNAVFDWQMIAREYARAQREAPVRQRLCTIALAKALDLPLPNHKLESLAAHFGVVQQRAHHALDDARVLAEAFRPSLLAAAAGGVRLPLHECRPLTEWSDRPAPRIGQQAGYGGYRQSSWRPSRKRPACPYPNPGRYEEGKRLKQGMRVAFSGDTSVERDLLEDRATEAGLHVAGSLSRLTSLLVTNDPDSGTSKVVKARQYGTPVVDEAAFGQLLADVEPADG
- a CDS encoding SURF1 family protein; its protein translation is MYRFLLSRQWVILTLVAVLLVPTMIRLGFWQMHRYEERTARNDLVARALDAAPVPAQSLTAPGRKITSDERYRTVTAQGRFDTDREVVVRRRTDSDDNIGYHVLTPFVLNDGKVLLVNRGWIPADSASQTEFPEVPAPPRGEITVTGRLMPDETTEASGIKDLAGLPDRQIMLINSEQQAERLGAPVLGGYVVLLEPAPKGDTPERIGRPGDEDAALNFAYAIQWWLFAAAVPVGWWFLVRREKRERESAEDVEPARAQPAAV
- a CDS encoding glycoside hydrolase family 15 protein — encoded protein: MHSDIEDYALIGDEQTAALVSTDGSVDWLCLPRFDSAACFAKLLGDEDNGHWRIAPKGAERCTRRAYRPDTLVLDTEWETEGGSVRVTDFMPQRDRAPDLVRVVEGLSGEVTLHSVLRLRFDYGSVVPWVRRSDGHRVAVAGPDSAWLRSEPEVPSWGEDFGTHAEFTVAAGEKVAFVLTWHPSHEPRPPLIDPFVALEHSVEDWRAWAAHCTYDGPYRDAVVRSLITLKALTYKPTGGIVAAPTTSLPEEPGGVRNWDYRFCWLRDSTLTLGALLSAGYLEEAEAWRDWLLRAVAGNASDLQIMYGLAGERRLPEFELPWLSGFAGSTPVRIGNDAVNQLQLDVYGEVMDSLSLARLAGMHPQPQMWELQCALMDFLATAWREPDEGLWEVRGGRRQFVHSKVMTWVALDRAVGTLEDHPELGGGDLDGWRALRDEVHREVCEKGYDPARNTFTQSYGSAELDASLLLIPRVGFLPPDDPRVVGTVDAIGAELTRDGLVRRYSTEGDPVDGLPGGEGTFLVCSFWYADALHATGRTKEARELFERLVGLVNDVGLLAEEYDPVAGHQLGNFPQAFSHIGLVNTALALFGEEEAG
- a CDS encoding SDR family oxidoreductase, which produces MDLGLKDRVYVVTGATRGLGNASARELVADGAKVVVTGRDEESVALAAEALGPGAVGVAADNADPGAADRLITTARERFGRFDGVLISVGGPPPGFVADNTDDQWQTAFESVFLGAVRLARTAAAELEPGGVIGFVLSGSVHEPIPGLTISNGLRPGLAGFAKSLADELGPRGIRVVGLLPGRIDTDRVRELDGLSADPEATRAASESRVPLRRYGTPEEFGRAAAFLLSPAASYVTGVMLPVDGGVRHGF
- the amaP gene encoding alkaline shock response membrane anchor protein AmaP; translated protein: MRAVLRTVDRVLLGLAGLVLVALGGSVLAIGLGATAPSWWLHDGPHDVLLSTAERTRWRDAGWWWPVVIAVLAVLLLLALWWLVAVLRRRRLDEVLVDTGDGEGAVLRGRALRAALAGEADRVDGVERAKVRLIGRRDAPAARVRLLLAPHVDPGTALGDLTTHALSHARTSASLPALPAEVHLQGVKHRAERVN
- a CDS encoding DUF6286 domain-containing protein, producing the protein MSEPQGTDGSTRRMPVMEPATEQETSGDGAPSPPASDAGSGPDGRFWSARRIPAGIVALLLLLAAGAFLYDVVAVRTGRSALGWRRDLARQLADRPLDDTWVLVGAGVAAALGLWLLVLALTPGLRKVLPMRRTHPDVRAGLHRDAAATALRDRAMEVAGVQSARVRVRRRKARVRALSHFRELDDVRTELDGVLDDAVDGLGLARRPAVSVRVARPGRKG
- a CDS encoding Asp23/Gls24 family envelope stress response protein — translated: MTGVSEGAGELLEPLAVVEPGERGATRIADRVVAKVAAQAAREAVGPLHPDAERPHATVVVHHDTAHVRVHLELDYPCDIGARCGRVRHQVVQRVRALVGMAVPEVAVQVERLHLAAEYGERQGRTR